The proteins below come from a single Mya arenaria isolate MELC-2E11 chromosome 6, ASM2691426v1 genomic window:
- the LOC128237606 gene encoding leucine-rich repeat-containing protein 38-like produces MTTGTCGSKRDAKAPQVIDCNGAHLRDLSEISRFITWETIRVNIVNSGPIDLPYTLFGDVNADLSHLKYLNLSGNGISQVDKLALSALRNLTVIDLSNNPFGCAGEAFAGSTSLQQLYLRNTSREDVPCKAGDIIPHENVKRLEVLDIGMNNLFETDENFTIFLRDKAFNIKIFNLSYNLFENLIPDIMYMGNVQHLDLSHNKIQALDDKDVESLDHLVNLNYLMLAGNPWTCDCGLAVFADWLNTTDTPVDVDQITCYGFTGSQVVQLSETSLCEEPQVVVCYGPGGPIRVARSTLYIIVLAVPICIIAIIVTAVICCRHRCAHRQKRKPTGGQSHYIPNNPKEPAYNRMV; encoded by the exons ATGACAACTGGCACTTGCGGATCCAAGCGGGATGCAAAAGCCCCCCAG GTTATTGACTGTAATGGAGCACATTTACGGGACTTAAGCGAGATATCTCGGTTTATAACATGGGAGACGATCAGAGTAAACATAGTGAACAGCGGACCAATTGACCTTCCTTATACACTTTTCGGCGATGTGAATGCTGACCTAAGTCACCTGAAATATCTCAATTTATCGGGCAATGGGATATCACAGGTGGATAAACTTGCATTAAGTGCATTGCGTAATTTGACGGTAATCGATCTATCGAACAATCCATTCGGCTGTGCCGGGGAAGCCTTCGCTGGAAGTACAAGTCTGCAGCAGCTGTATCTGCGGAACACCAGCAGAGAAGATGTCCCATGTAAGGCTGGAGACATTATACCgcatgaaaatgttaaaagacTGGAAGTTCTTGACATCGGCATGAACAATCTATTTGAGACTGATGAAAACTTCACCATTTTTCTTAGAGACAAAGCATTCAACATCAAGATTTTCAATCTCTCCTACAACCTGTTTGAGAACCTAATCCCTGACATCATGTACATGGGAAATGTCCAACACCTAGATCTgtcacataacaaaatacaagCACTTGACGACAAAGATGTTGAGAGCTTAGATCATCTCGTAAACCTGAACTATCTGATGTTAGCTGGTAACCCCTGGACCTGTGACTGTGGCTTGGCAGTTTTTGCAGACTGGCTTAACACAACTGACACACCTGTCGATGTGGACCAGATCACTTGTTATGGGTTTACAGGATCCCAAGTCGTTCAGCTCAGCGAGACCTCCCTGTGTGAAGAGCCGCAAGTGGTTGTCTGTTATGGACCGGGTGGGCCTATTCGGGTAGCCAGATCGACGCTGTACATAATTGTCTTGGCTGTGCCTATCTGCATCATCGCCATCATTGTGACGGCTGTGATCTGCTGCAGACACCGCTGTGCACACCGTCAAAAAAGGAAGCCAACGGGGGGACAATCTCACTACATTCCCAACAACCCAAAAGAGCCAGCGTACAACAGAATGGTTTAA